A portion of the Lolium rigidum isolate FL_2022 chromosome 1, APGP_CSIRO_Lrig_0.1, whole genome shotgun sequence genome contains these proteins:
- the LOC124675441 gene encoding disease resistance protein RPP13-like — protein sequence MAESTVSAVLGNIGGLVIEETKFLCAVTLQVATLKNDLMRLQGYLKDADSRRRSGNEARAATLVIQIRAAAYEAETVIQAADHMEKRNRLKNGFLGAISRYARLPADTTTIREIGVEIECVRRKLCEIFSSIESLEIVDLGNSSVVQDEPPEELSILQQTIEEDIAMVGFRGDFTEVVEKLVDKENNTLSAVSIVAIGGSGKTTLSRKIYSRMSKHFETVAWVTASQMFKGIDLLKDILKQIVDTIEEYNLIDQMSEYEVGKKINDFLMQKRYLVVLDDLCEVDTWEQINKTLKIFPDANNGSRVILTTKKKDVADHVEMRNFVHTLKHLDEEESWELFSSKALPSYNRPAINYVHAFEEIGRKLARKCNGLPLALAVLGAYLSKNLNLQTWSDIELGWPVSTNETPQMMRDILARSYKGMPNSYFRSCLLSLATFPEDDIIFVSDLIQLWIVEGFIPHTPIHTQEETAHIYVTGLAERSLVQVVEISKAHGWIEKI from the coding sequence ATGGCTGAGTCCACGGTTAGCGCCGTGCTTGGAAACATTGGCGGTCTCGTCATCGAGGAGACCAAGTTTCTGTGTGCAGTCACCCTGCAGGTGGCCACCCTGAAAAATGACCTGATGCGGCTGCAGGGCTACCTCAAGGACGCCGACAGCAGACGCCGGTCAGGGAACGAGGCACGAGCTGCTACCTTAGTGATCCAGATCAGGGCTGCAGCGTACGAGGCCGAGACTGTCATTCAAGCCGCTGATCACATGGAGAAGAGAAACAGGCTGAAGAATGGCTTCTTGGGCGCTATCTCAAGGTATGCTCGCTTGCCGGCCGACACAACCACCATTCGTGAGATTGGTGTTGAGATTGAATGTGTGAGGCGCAAGCTCTGTGAGATATTTTCCAGTATAGAGAGTCTGGAGATAGTTGATCTCGGTAATAGTAGTGTTGTTCAGGATGAGCCTCCAGAAGAGCTTAGTATTCTGCAGCAAACCATCGAAGAGGATATTGCCATGGTCGGTTTCCGGGGTGACTTCACAGAAGTAGTGGAGAAGTTAGTTGACAAAGAGAACAATACTCTTAGTGCTGTCTCCATAGTTGCCATAGGTGGGTCTGGAAAAACAACACTCTCTAGAAAAATATACTCTAGAATGTCAAAACATTTTGAGACTGTCGCATGGGTGACTGCATCTCAAATGTTCAAGGGCATTGATTTACTAAAGGATATTTTGAAACAGATTGTGGATACTATAGAGGAGTACAACTTAATAGATCAAATGAGTGAGTATGAAGTAGGAAAAAAGATAAATGATTTTCTGATGCAGAAGAGGTACTTAGTAGTTCTCGATGATTTGTGTGAAGTAGACACATGGGAGCAGATAAATAAAACACTTAAAATCTTTCCAGATGCAAACAATGGTAGTAGAGTTATATTAACAACAAAAAAGAAAGATGTTGCCGATCATGTTGAAATGCGGAACTTTGTTCACACTCTGAAGCACTTGGACGAAGAAGAAAGTTGGGAACTCTTCAGCAGCAAAGCTTTACCATCATACAATAGGCCTGCCATAAATTATGTGCATGCATTTGAGGAGATTGGAAGAAAGCTTGCGAGGAAGTGCAATGGATTACCACTTGCACTTGCAGTTTTGGGGGCTTATCTATCAAAGAATCTAAACTTACAAACATGGTCTGATATAGAGTTGGGTTGGCCTGTATCGACCAACGAAACACCACAGATGATGCGAGACATACTAGCTCGCAGttacaaaggcatgccaaacagtTATTTTAGGTCTTGCTTGCTCTCTCTTGCCACTTTTCCAGAGGACGATATAATATTTGTATCTGATCTTATCCAATTATGGATAGTAGAAGGCTTCATTCCACATACACCAATTCATACACAAGAAGAAACTGCACATATATATGTAACAGGGTTAGCCGAGAGAAGCTTGGTCCAAGTCGTTGAAATAAgcaaggcacatggatggattgaGAAAATATAG